A stretch of the Pan troglodytes isolate AG18354 chromosome 20, NHGRI_mPanTro3-v2.0_pri, whole genome shotgun sequence genome encodes the following:
- the LILRB5 gene encoding leukocyte immunoglobulin-like receptor subfamily B member 5 isoform X3, with protein sequence MTLTLSVLICLGLNVGPRTCVQAGTLPKPTLWAEPASVIARGKPVTLWCQGPLETEEYRLDKEGLPWAWERQNPLEPGAKAKFHILSTVYDSAGRYRCYYETPAGWSEPSDPLELVATGFYAEPTLLALPSPVVASGGNVTLQCDTRDGLLTFVLVEEEQKLPRTLYSQKLPKGPSRALFPVGPVTTSFRWRFRCYYYYRKNPQVWSHPSDLLEILVPGVSRKPSLLIPQGSVVARGGSLTLQCRSDVGYDRFVLYKEGGHDLVQGSGQQPQAGLSQANFTLSPVSRSYGGQYRCYGAHNLSPRWSAPSDPLDILIAGLIPDRPSLSVQPGPTVASGENVTLLCQSWRQIDTFFLTKEGAAHPPLCLKSKYQFYKYQAEFSMSPVTSAQGGTYRCYSAIRSYPHLLSSPSYPLELVVSGPSGDPSLSPTGSTPTPGPEDQPLTPTGLDPQSGLGRHLGVVTGVSVAFVLLLFLLLFLLLRHRHQSKHRTSAHFYRPAGAAGPEPKDQVLQKRASPVADTQEEILNAAVKDTQPKDGAEMDARSPRDEDPQAVTYAEVKHSTPRREMASPPSPLSGEFLDTKDTQAEEDRQMDTQAAASEAPQDVTYAQLHSLTLRREATEPPPSQEREPPAEPSIYAPLAIH encoded by the exons ATGACCCTCACCCTCTCAGTCCTGATTTGCCTCG GGCTGAATGTGGGCCCCAGGACCTGCGTGCAGGCAG GCACCCTCCCCAAACCCACCCTCTGGGCTGAGCCAGCCTCTGTGATAGCCCGGGGGAAGCCCGTGACCCTCTGGTGTCAGGGGCCCCTGGAGACTGAGGAGTACCGTCTGGATAAGGAGGGACTCCCATGGGCCTGGGAGAGACAGAACCCACTGGAGCCTGGAGCCAAGGCCAAGTTCCACATTCTATCCACGGTGTATGACAGTGCAGGGCGATACCGCTGCTACTATGAGACCCCTGCAGGCTGGTCAGAGCCCAGTGACCCCCTGGAGCTGGTGGCGACAG GATTCTATGCAGAACCCACTCTCTTAGCCCTGCCGAGTCCTGTGGTGGCCTCAGGAGGAAATGTGACCCTCCAGTGTGATACACGGGACGGACTTCTCACGTTTGTTCTTGTTGAGGAAGAACAGAAGCTCCCCAGGACCCTGTACTCACAGAAGCTCCCCAAAGGGCCATCGCGGGCCCTGTTCCCTGTGGGTCCCGTGACCACCAGCTTCAGGTGGAGGTTCAGATGCTATTACTATTACAGGAAAAACCCTCAGGTGTGGTCGCACCCCAGTGACCTCCTGGAGATTCTGGTCCCAG GCGTGTCTAGGAAGCCCTCCCTCCTGATCCCGCAGGGCTCTGTCGTGGCCCGCGGAGGCAGCCTGACCCTGCAGTGTCGCTCTGATGTCGGCTATGACAGATTTGTTCTGTACAAGGAGGGGGGACATGACCTCGTCCAGGGCTCTGGCCAGCAGCCCCAGGCTGGGCTCTCCCAGGCCAACTTCACCCTGAGCCCTGTGAGCCGCTCCTACGGGGGTCAGTACAGATGCTACGGTGCACACAACCTCTCCCCTAGGTGGTCGGCCCCCAGTGACCCCCTGGACATCCTGATCGCAG GACTGATCCCTGACAGACCCTCCCTCTCGGTGCAGCCGGGCCCCACGGTGGCCTCAGGAGAGAACGTGACCCTGCTGTGTCAGTCATGGCGTCAGATAGACACTTTCTTTTTGACCAAGGAGGGGGCAGCCCATCCCCCGCTGTGTCTAAAGTCAAAGTACCAGTTTTATAAATACCAGGCTGAATTCTCCATGAGTCCTGTGACCTCAGCCCAGGGTGGAACCTACCGATGCTACAGCGCAATCAGGTCCTACCCCCACCTGCTGTCCAGCCCTAGTTACCCCCTGGAGCTCGTGGTCTCAG GACCCTCTGGGGATCCCAGCCTCTCACCTACAGGCTCCACCCCCACACCTG GCCCTGAGGACCAGCCCCTCACCCCCACGGGGTTGGATCCCCAGAGTG GTCTGGGAAGGCACCTGGGGGTTGTGACTGGGGTCTCAGTGGCCTTCGTCCTGCTgctgttcctcctcctcttcctcctcctccgacATCGGCATCAGAGCAAACACAGGACATCGG CCCATTTCTACCGTCCTGCAGGGGCTGCGGGGCCAGAGCCCAAGGACCAGGTCCTGCAGAAGAG GGCCAGCCCAGTTGCTGACACCCAGGAGGAAATTCTCA ATGCTGCTGTGAAGGACACACAGCCCAAGGACGGGGCGGAGATGGACGCTCGG AGCCCACGTGATGAAGACCCCCAGGCAGTGACATATGCCGAGGTGAAACACTCCACACCTAGGAGAGAAATggcctctcctccttccccactgTCTGGGGAATTCCTGGACACAAAGGACACACAGGCAGAAGAGGACAGGCAGATGGACACTCAG GCTGCTGCATCTGAAGCCCCCCAGGATGTGACCTACGCCCAGCTTCACAGCTTGACCCTCAGACGGGAGGCAACTGAGCCTCCTCCATCCCAGGAAAGGGAACCTCCAGCTGAGCCCAGCATCTACGCCCCCCTGGCCATCCACTAG
- the LILRB5 gene encoding leukocyte immunoglobulin-like receptor subfamily B member 5 isoform X2, with translation MTLTLSVLICLGLNVGPRTCVQAGTLPKPTLWAEPASVIARGKPVTLWCQGPLETEEYRLDKEGLPWAWERQNPLEPGAKAKFHILSTVYDSAGRYRCYYETPAGWSEPSDPLELVATGFYAEPTLLALPSPVVASGGNVTLQCDTRDGLLTFVLVEEEQKLPRTLYSQKLPKGPSRALFPVGPVTTSFRWRFRCYYYYRKNPQVWSHPSDLLEILVPGVSRKPSLLIPQGSVVARGGSLTLQCRSDVGYDRFVLYKEGGHDLVQGSGQQPQAGLSQANFTLSPVSRSYGGQYRCYGAHNLSPRWSAPSDPLDILIAGLIPDRPSLSVQPGPTVASGENVTLLCQSWRQIDTFFLTKEGAAHPPLCLKSKYQFYKYQAEFSMSPVTSAQGGTYRCYSAIRSYPHLLSSPSYPLELVVSGPSGDPSLSPTGSTPTPAGPEDQPLTPTGLDPQSGLGRHLGVVTGVSVAFVLLLFLLLFLLLRHRHQSKHRTSAHFYRPAGAAGPEPKDQVLQKRASPVADTQEEILNAAVKDTQPKDGAEMDARSPRDEDPQAVTYAEVKHSTPRREMASPPSPLSGEFLDTKDTQAEEDRQMDTQAAASEAPQDVTYAQLHSLTLRREATEPPPSQEREPPAEPSIYAPLAIH, from the exons ATGACCCTCACCCTCTCAGTCCTGATTTGCCTCG GGCTGAATGTGGGCCCCAGGACCTGCGTGCAGGCAG GCACCCTCCCCAAACCCACCCTCTGGGCTGAGCCAGCCTCTGTGATAGCCCGGGGGAAGCCCGTGACCCTCTGGTGTCAGGGGCCCCTGGAGACTGAGGAGTACCGTCTGGATAAGGAGGGACTCCCATGGGCCTGGGAGAGACAGAACCCACTGGAGCCTGGAGCCAAGGCCAAGTTCCACATTCTATCCACGGTGTATGACAGTGCAGGGCGATACCGCTGCTACTATGAGACCCCTGCAGGCTGGTCAGAGCCCAGTGACCCCCTGGAGCTGGTGGCGACAG GATTCTATGCAGAACCCACTCTCTTAGCCCTGCCGAGTCCTGTGGTGGCCTCAGGAGGAAATGTGACCCTCCAGTGTGATACACGGGACGGACTTCTCACGTTTGTTCTTGTTGAGGAAGAACAGAAGCTCCCCAGGACCCTGTACTCACAGAAGCTCCCCAAAGGGCCATCGCGGGCCCTGTTCCCTGTGGGTCCCGTGACCACCAGCTTCAGGTGGAGGTTCAGATGCTATTACTATTACAGGAAAAACCCTCAGGTGTGGTCGCACCCCAGTGACCTCCTGGAGATTCTGGTCCCAG GCGTGTCTAGGAAGCCCTCCCTCCTGATCCCGCAGGGCTCTGTCGTGGCCCGCGGAGGCAGCCTGACCCTGCAGTGTCGCTCTGATGTCGGCTATGACAGATTTGTTCTGTACAAGGAGGGGGGACATGACCTCGTCCAGGGCTCTGGCCAGCAGCCCCAGGCTGGGCTCTCCCAGGCCAACTTCACCCTGAGCCCTGTGAGCCGCTCCTACGGGGGTCAGTACAGATGCTACGGTGCACACAACCTCTCCCCTAGGTGGTCGGCCCCCAGTGACCCCCTGGACATCCTGATCGCAG GACTGATCCCTGACAGACCCTCCCTCTCGGTGCAGCCGGGCCCCACGGTGGCCTCAGGAGAGAACGTGACCCTGCTGTGTCAGTCATGGCGTCAGATAGACACTTTCTTTTTGACCAAGGAGGGGGCAGCCCATCCCCCGCTGTGTCTAAAGTCAAAGTACCAGTTTTATAAATACCAGGCTGAATTCTCCATGAGTCCTGTGACCTCAGCCCAGGGTGGAACCTACCGATGCTACAGCGCAATCAGGTCCTACCCCCACCTGCTGTCCAGCCCTAGTTACCCCCTGGAGCTCGTGGTCTCAG GACCCTCTGGGGATCCCAGCCTCTCACCTACAGGCTCCACCCCCACACCTG CAGGCCCTGAGGACCAGCCCCTCACCCCCACGGGGTTGGATCCCCAGAGTG GTCTGGGAAGGCACCTGGGGGTTGTGACTGGGGTCTCAGTGGCCTTCGTCCTGCTgctgttcctcctcctcttcctcctcctccgacATCGGCATCAGAGCAAACACAGGACATCGG CCCATTTCTACCGTCCTGCAGGGGCTGCGGGGCCAGAGCCCAAGGACCAGGTCCTGCAGAAGAG GGCCAGCCCAGTTGCTGACACCCAGGAGGAAATTCTCA ATGCTGCTGTGAAGGACACACAGCCCAAGGACGGGGCGGAGATGGACGCTCGG AGCCCACGTGATGAAGACCCCCAGGCAGTGACATATGCCGAGGTGAAACACTCCACACCTAGGAGAGAAATggcctctcctccttccccactgTCTGGGGAATTCCTGGACACAAAGGACACACAGGCAGAAGAGGACAGGCAGATGGACACTCAG GCTGCTGCATCTGAAGCCCCCCAGGATGTGACCTACGCCCAGCTTCACAGCTTGACCCTCAGACGGGAGGCAACTGAGCCTCCTCCATCCCAGGAAAGGGAACCTCCAGCTGAGCCCAGCATCTACGCCCCCCTGGCCATCCACTAG
- the LILRB5 gene encoding leukocyte immunoglobulin-like receptor subfamily B member 5 precursor (The RefSeq protein has 3 substitutions compared to this genomic sequence) yields MTLTLSVLICLGLNVGPRTCVQAGTLPKPTLWAEPASVIARGKPVTLWCQGPLETEEYRLDKEGLPWAWERQNPLEPGAKAKFHILSTVYDSAGRYRCYYETPAGWSEPSDPLELVATGFYAEPTLLALPSPVVASGGNVTLQCDTRDGLLTFVLVEEEQKLPRTLYSQKLPKGPSRALFPVGPVTPSFRWRFRCYYYYRKNPQVWSHPSDLLEILVPGVSRKPSLLIPQGSVVARGGSLTLQCRSDVGYDRFVLYKEGGHDLVQGSGQQPQAGLSQANFTLSPVSRSYGGQYRCYGAHNLSPRWSAPSDPLDILIAGLIPDRPSLSVQPGPTVASGENVTLLCQSWRQIDTFFLTKEGAAHPPLCLKSKYQFYKYQAEFSMSPVTSARGGTYRCYSAIRSYPHLLSSPSYPLELVVSGPSGDPSLSPTGSTPTPGPEDQPLTPTGLDPQSGLGRHLGVVTGVSVAFVLLLFLLLFLLLRHRHQSKHRTSAHFYRPAGAAGPEPKDQVLQKRASPVADTQEEILNAAVKDTQPKDGAEMDARQSPRDEDPQAVTYAEVKHSRPRREMASPPSPLSGEFLDTKDTQAEEDRQMDTQAAASEAPQDVTYAQLHSLTLRREATEPPPSQEREPPAEPSIYAPLAIH; encoded by the exons ATGACCCTCACCCTCTCAGTCCTGATTTGCCTCG GGCTGAATGTGGGCCCCAGGACCTGCGTGCAGGCAG GCACCCTCCCCAAACCCACCCTCTGGGCTGAGCCAGCCTCTGTGATAGCCCGGGGGAAGCCCGTGACCCTCTGGTGTCAGGGGCCCCTGGAGACTGAGGAGTACCGTCTGGATAAGGAGGGACTCCCATGGGCCTGGGAGAGACAGAACCCACTGGAGCCTGGAGCCAAGGCCAAGTTCCACATTCTATCCACGGTGTATGACAGTGCAGGGCGATACCGCTGCTACTATGAGACCCCTGCAGGCTGGTCAGAGCCCAGTGACCCCCTGGAGCTGGTGGCGACAG GATTCTATGCAGAACCCACTCTCTTAGCCCTGCCGAGTCCTGTGGTGGCCTCAGGAGGAAATGTGACCCTCCAGTGTGATACACGGGACGGACTTCTCACGTTTGTTCTTGTTGAGGAAGAACAGAAGCTCCCCAGGACCCTGTACTCACAGAAGCTCCCCAAAGGGCCATCGCGGGCCCTGTTCCCTGTGGGTCCCGTGACCACCAGCTTCAGGTGGAGGTTCAGATGCTATTACTATTACAGGAAAAACCCTCAGGTGTGGTCGCACCCCAGTGACCTCCTGGAGATTCTGGTCCCAG GCGTGTCTAGGAAGCCCTCCCTCCTGATCCCGCAGGGCTCTGTCGTGGCCCGCGGAGGCAGCCTGACCCTGCAGTGTCGCTCTGATGTCGGCTATGACAGATTTGTTCTGTACAAGGAGGGGGGACATGACCTCGTCCAGGGCTCTGGCCAGCAGCCCCAGGCTGGGCTCTCCCAGGCCAACTTCACCCTGAGCCCTGTGAGCCGCTCCTACGGGGGTCAGTACAGATGCTACGGTGCACACAACCTCTCCCCTAGGTGGTCGGCCCCCAGTGACCCCCTGGACATCCTGATCGCAG GACTGATCCCTGACAGACCCTCCCTCTCGGTGCAGCCGGGCCCCACGGTGGCCTCAGGAGAGAACGTGACCCTGCTGTGTCAGTCATGGCGTCAGATAGACACTTTCTTTTTGACCAAGGAGGGGGCAGCCCATCCCCCGCTGTGTCTAAAGTCAAAGTACCAGTTTTATAAATACCAGGCTGAATTCTCCATGAGTCCTGTGACCTCAGCCCAGGGTGGAACCTACCGATGCTACAGCGCAATCAGGTCCTACCCCCACCTGCTGTCCAGCCCTAGTTACCCCCTGGAGCTCGTGGTCTCAG GACCCTCTGGGGATCCCAGCCTCTCACCTACAGGCTCCACCCCCACACCTG GCCCTGAGGACCAGCCCCTCACCCCCACGGGGTTGGATCCCCAGAGTG GTCTGGGAAGGCACCTGGGGGTTGTGACTGGGGTCTCAGTGGCCTTCGTCCTGCTgctgttcctcctcctcttcctcctcctccgacATCGGCATCAGAGCAAACACAGGACATCGG CCCATTTCTACCGTCCTGCAGGGGCTGCGGGGCCAGAGCCCAAGGACCAGGTCCTGCAGAAGAG GGCCAGCCCAGTTGCTGACACCCAGGAGGAAATTCTCA ATGCTGCTGTGAAGGACACACAGCCCAAGGACGGGGCGGAGATGGACGCTCGG CAGAGCCCACGTGATGAAGACCCCCAGGCAGTGACATATGCCGAGGTGAAACACTCCACACCTAGGAGAGAAATggcctctcctccttccccactgTCTGGGGAATTCCTGGACACAAAGGACACACAGGCAGAAGAGGACAGGCAGATGGACACTCAG GCTGCTGCATCTGAAGCCCCCCAGGATGTGACCTACGCCCAGCTTCACAGCTTGACCCTCAGACGGGAGGCAACTGAGCCTCCTCCATCCCAGGAAAGGGAACCTCCAGCTGAGCCCAGCATCTACGCCCCCCTGGCCATCCACTAG
- the LILRB5 gene encoding leukocyte immunoglobulin-like receptor subfamily B member 5 isoform X1 has translation MTLTLSVLICLGLNVGPRTCVQAGTLPKPTLWAEPASVIARGKPVTLWCQGPLETEEYRLDKEGLPWAWERQNPLEPGAKAKFHILSTVYDSAGRYRCYYETPAGWSEPSDPLELVATGFYAEPTLLALPSPVVASGGNVTLQCDTRDGLLTFVLVEEEQKLPRTLYSQKLPKGPSRALFPVGPVTTSFRWRFRCYYYYRKNPQVWSHPSDLLEILVPGVSRKPSLLIPQGSVVARGGSLTLQCRSDVGYDRFVLYKEGGHDLVQGSGQQPQAGLSQANFTLSPVSRSYGGQYRCYGAHNLSPRWSAPSDPLDILIAGLIPDRPSLSVQPGPTVASGENVTLLCQSWRQIDTFFLTKEGAAHPPLCLKSKYQFYKYQAEFSMSPVTSAQGGTYRCYSAIRSYPHLLSSPSYPLELVVSGPSGDPSLSPTGSTPTPAGPEDQPLTPTGLDPQSGLGRHLGVVTGVSVAFVLLLFLLLFLLLRHRHQSKHRTSAHFYRPAGAAGPEPKDQVLQKRASPVADTQEEILNAAVKDTQPKDGAEMDARQSPRDEDPQAVTYAEVKHSTPRREMASPPSPLSGEFLDTKDTQAEEDRQMDTQAAASEAPQDVTYAQLHSLTLRREATEPPPSQEREPPAEPSIYAPLAIH, from the exons ATGACCCTCACCCTCTCAGTCCTGATTTGCCTCG GGCTGAATGTGGGCCCCAGGACCTGCGTGCAGGCAG GCACCCTCCCCAAACCCACCCTCTGGGCTGAGCCAGCCTCTGTGATAGCCCGGGGGAAGCCCGTGACCCTCTGGTGTCAGGGGCCCCTGGAGACTGAGGAGTACCGTCTGGATAAGGAGGGACTCCCATGGGCCTGGGAGAGACAGAACCCACTGGAGCCTGGAGCCAAGGCCAAGTTCCACATTCTATCCACGGTGTATGACAGTGCAGGGCGATACCGCTGCTACTATGAGACCCCTGCAGGCTGGTCAGAGCCCAGTGACCCCCTGGAGCTGGTGGCGACAG GATTCTATGCAGAACCCACTCTCTTAGCCCTGCCGAGTCCTGTGGTGGCCTCAGGAGGAAATGTGACCCTCCAGTGTGATACACGGGACGGACTTCTCACGTTTGTTCTTGTTGAGGAAGAACAGAAGCTCCCCAGGACCCTGTACTCACAGAAGCTCCCCAAAGGGCCATCGCGGGCCCTGTTCCCTGTGGGTCCCGTGACCACCAGCTTCAGGTGGAGGTTCAGATGCTATTACTATTACAGGAAAAACCCTCAGGTGTGGTCGCACCCCAGTGACCTCCTGGAGATTCTGGTCCCAG GCGTGTCTAGGAAGCCCTCCCTCCTGATCCCGCAGGGCTCTGTCGTGGCCCGCGGAGGCAGCCTGACCCTGCAGTGTCGCTCTGATGTCGGCTATGACAGATTTGTTCTGTACAAGGAGGGGGGACATGACCTCGTCCAGGGCTCTGGCCAGCAGCCCCAGGCTGGGCTCTCCCAGGCCAACTTCACCCTGAGCCCTGTGAGCCGCTCCTACGGGGGTCAGTACAGATGCTACGGTGCACACAACCTCTCCCCTAGGTGGTCGGCCCCCAGTGACCCCCTGGACATCCTGATCGCAG GACTGATCCCTGACAGACCCTCCCTCTCGGTGCAGCCGGGCCCCACGGTGGCCTCAGGAGAGAACGTGACCCTGCTGTGTCAGTCATGGCGTCAGATAGACACTTTCTTTTTGACCAAGGAGGGGGCAGCCCATCCCCCGCTGTGTCTAAAGTCAAAGTACCAGTTTTATAAATACCAGGCTGAATTCTCCATGAGTCCTGTGACCTCAGCCCAGGGTGGAACCTACCGATGCTACAGCGCAATCAGGTCCTACCCCCACCTGCTGTCCAGCCCTAGTTACCCCCTGGAGCTCGTGGTCTCAG GACCCTCTGGGGATCCCAGCCTCTCACCTACAGGCTCCACCCCCACACCTG CAGGCCCTGAGGACCAGCCCCTCACCCCCACGGGGTTGGATCCCCAGAGTG GTCTGGGAAGGCACCTGGGGGTTGTGACTGGGGTCTCAGTGGCCTTCGTCCTGCTgctgttcctcctcctcttcctcctcctccgacATCGGCATCAGAGCAAACACAGGACATCGG CCCATTTCTACCGTCCTGCAGGGGCTGCGGGGCCAGAGCCCAAGGACCAGGTCCTGCAGAAGAG GGCCAGCCCAGTTGCTGACACCCAGGAGGAAATTCTCA ATGCTGCTGTGAAGGACACACAGCCCAAGGACGGGGCGGAGATGGACGCTCGG CAGAGCCCACGTGATGAAGACCCCCAGGCAGTGACATATGCCGAGGTGAAACACTCCACACCTAGGAGAGAAATggcctctcctccttccccactgTCTGGGGAATTCCTGGACACAAAGGACACACAGGCAGAAGAGGACAGGCAGATGGACACTCAG GCTGCTGCATCTGAAGCCCCCCAGGATGTGACCTACGCCCAGCTTCACAGCTTGACCCTCAGACGGGAGGCAACTGAGCCTCCTCCATCCCAGGAAAGGGAACCTCCAGCTGAGCCCAGCATCTACGCCCCCCTGGCCATCCACTAG